A region from the Aquimarina sp. ERC-38 genome encodes:
- a CDS encoding alpha/beta hydrolase, translating to MIKLRPFIVVILLLGIASCIQKEKDQVPKNTNTTKPNQGIQIGQFDSLYSKILNQERKLIIYLPESFKDLSKKREKYPVVYLLDGSYNFILLVGMLKQYSEKNEKILPEMIVVGIENIDFKSRRMDFSPTTNGNPKEFGGGEKFLSFLEKELFPYIEKNYAGSGNRTIIGHSFGGLVVMNALTNHSEMFTNYLMIDGSLYFDDELFLKNSEYSLKGKDLKDKNLYIGIANTATYGSSLQSVRKDTIGANRYVRHSLELVNQINKMNTNLNMKCKYYKNDTHGSSAFLSQLDGLRFFYSWFEFKKEQKYRHKYFVPKTQDERFANLTKSHYDNVSKKLGYTFKPERDWLSKYAYSLNSFQNQPEQAIETYKLNINYYPKTSKVYEDLADFYLLLKDTANAALYNHKALNIKNNTSTDEMVIE from the coding sequence ATGATTAAACTTAGACCGTTTATAGTTGTTATTTTACTATTAGGGATTGCTTCATGTATACAAAAGGAAAAAGATCAGGTACCTAAAAATACTAATACAACAAAACCCAATCAAGGAATTCAGATTGGGCAGTTCGATAGTTTATACTCGAAGATTCTAAATCAAGAAAGAAAGCTCATTATCTACCTTCCGGAAAGTTTTAAAGATCTTAGCAAAAAAAGAGAAAAGTACCCTGTAGTTTATCTGTTAGATGGTAGTTATAATTTTATTTTACTTGTTGGTATGCTTAAACAGTATAGCGAAAAGAACGAGAAAATCCTTCCAGAAATGATTGTGGTAGGCATTGAGAATATTGATTTTAAAAGCAGAAGGATGGATTTTTCTCCAACTACAAACGGTAATCCTAAGGAATTCGGAGGAGGAGAAAAATTCTTAAGTTTTTTAGAAAAAGAATTGTTTCCGTATATAGAAAAGAACTATGCAGGATCTGGCAATAGAACAATAATCGGTCATTCCTTTGGAGGTTTGGTGGTGATGAATGCGCTTACTAATCATTCCGAAATGTTTACTAATTATTTGATGATCGATGGTAGTCTTTATTTTGATGATGAGTTATTTTTAAAAAATTCGGAATACAGTTTAAAAGGAAAAGATTTAAAAGATAAAAACCTTTATATCGGAATTGCAAATACTGCTACCTATGGAAGTAGTCTCCAAAGTGTCAGAAAGGATACCATAGGAGCCAACAGGTATGTAAGGCACTCATTAGAGCTTGTAAACCAAATAAATAAAATGAACACGAACCTGAATATGAAATGTAAGTACTATAAAAATGATACACATGGAAGCAGTGCATTTTTATCACAACTTGACGGATTACGGTTTTTTTACTCCTGGTTTGAATTTAAAAAAGAGCAAAAGTACCGTCACAAATATTTTGTTCCCAAAACGCAAGATGAACGATTTGCCAATTTAACTAAATCACATTACGATAATGTATCAAAGAAATTAGGTTATACCTTTAAACCTGAAAGAGATTGGTTAAGTAAGTATGCTTATTCTCTAAATAGTTTTCAAAATCAACCGGAACAAGCAATAGAAACCTATAAACTGAACATTAATTACTATCCTAAAACCTCAAAGGTATACGAGGACTTAGCAGACTTTTATCTTCTATTAAAAGATACGGCAAATGCTGCTTTATATAACCATAAAGCACTTAATATTAAAAATAATACATCAACTGATGAGATGGTCATTGAATAA
- a CDS encoding helix-turn-helix domain-containing protein gives MKLTYQDAVEESSFILTNFNCNPAQQLLQDKGYYKILWAKEKDCSLLVDGYKVHLEHNQVLFSTTLHVLEIPKESGMTAIVFNREFYCIRDHDHEVSCNGMLFFGSSQPPIITLNKKDVKSFEAMFLVFHEEFETRDRIQGEMLRVVLKRLLIKSTRLVKEMKGITEMPGSQMEIMRKFHVLIEEHFREKHQIADYADMLFKSPKTLSNIFYKAGYPSPLAIINERIILEAKRLLLYSEKTAEQISFELGYKEGAHFSKFFKSHCGIPPAAFRAEHKLQQKTVQT, from the coding sequence ATGAAATTGACCTATCAGGATGCTGTCGAGGAGAGTTCGTTTATTCTTACAAACTTTAACTGTAACCCGGCACAACAACTTTTGCAGGATAAAGGGTATTACAAAATACTTTGGGCAAAAGAAAAGGATTGCTCCTTATTAGTTGATGGTTACAAGGTTCACCTGGAGCATAATCAAGTACTTTTTAGTACGACTTTACATGTGCTGGAAATACCTAAAGAATCCGGGATGACAGCAATTGTATTTAATCGGGAGTTTTATTGTATCAGGGATCACGATCATGAGGTTTCTTGTAACGGAATGCTCTTTTTTGGGTCTTCACAACCTCCGATTATTACCTTAAATAAAAAAGATGTAAAAAGTTTTGAAGCTATGTTTCTGGTTTTTCACGAAGAATTTGAAACCAGGGATCGAATCCAGGGAGAAATGTTGCGTGTAGTGCTTAAGCGTTTACTGATTAAATCTACCAGATTGGTCAAAGAAATGAAAGGTATCACAGAAATGCCAGGATCACAAATGGAAATTATGCGTAAATTTCACGTGCTGATTGAAGAACATTTCAGAGAAAAACATCAGATAGCAGATTATGCAGACATGTTGTTTAAATCCCCTAAAACACTTTCTAATATTTTTTATAAAGCGGGTTATCCTTCTCCTCTGGCGATTATTAATGAACGTATTATCCTGGAAGCAAAACGCTTATTATTATATTCGGAAAAAACCGCAGAACAGATTTCTTTTGAATTAGGATACAAAGAAGGGGCTCATTTTTCAAAATTTTTTAAATCCCATTGTGGAATCCCACCGGCAGCATTCAGGGCAGAACATAAACTTCAACAAAAAACCGTCCAAACATAG
- a CDS encoding DUF4304 domain-containing protein translates to MNAKEKQLKFIKEYLKPKLKENGFRTSGNTWWKLYKDFFILINLQNSLYNRKDKLSFCFNIGVGLTKKMKDPVRKKPIYSDLTTYLREPSYLSDSRIEHKYRKDGWLGYLMTNKTDLEDFTNELSIDFEKEILPKLDELTSIENCLKFYEKFNFWGNVLQTQVEDFKIAYKKSR, encoded by the coding sequence ATGAACGCAAAAGAAAAACAGCTTAAGTTTATCAAAGAGTACTTAAAACCAAAACTAAAAGAAAACGGATTTCGAACTTCGGGAAATACCTGGTGGAAGCTTTATAAAGATTTCTTTATCCTGATAAATCTACAAAACTCACTATATAATAGAAAAGATAAATTAAGTTTTTGCTTTAATATTGGCGTGGGATTAACTAAAAAGATGAAAGATCCTGTAAGGAAAAAACCAATTTATTCCGACCTTACTACTTATTTAAGGGAACCTTCATATTTGTCTGATTCCAGAATAGAACATAAATATCGAAAGGACGGTTGGCTTGGATATTTGATGACTAATAAAACGGATTTAGAAGATTTTACAAATGAATTATCAATTGATTTTGAAAAGGAAATTTTACCTAAATTGGACGAACTTACTTCCATAGAAAACTGTTTAAAATTTTACGAGAAGTTTAATTTTTGGGGAAATGTACTGCAAACACAGGTTGAAGATTTTAAAATAGCATATAAAAAAAGTCGGTAG
- the cydB gene encoding cytochrome d ubiquinol oxidase subunit II, with the protein METFLGIDYPTLWFLVVGGLFSGYAILDGFDFGAGAWHLFFKKELSRRIALNAVGPVWDGNEVWLVIGGGALFAGFPVMYGTFFSGLYVPFMLFLMFIIFRAIAIEFRSKEEMLWWRKLWDIAYSVSSIMLAFLLGLVLGNVLQGIPIGSDLEYDGSPFLGFLNPYAILTGVTTLFLFMSHGAIYLLLKTEGKLFDKLEGLLKKGIILFIVVFVITSLYTLIYIPHLSDDFKATPALFIFPVLTFLSIANIPRLASKRKFKIAFFFSALTIALMMALVAIELYPVLLYSTIDPANSITIYNAASSDKSLGISLTMVVIGGPLVLGYTYFVYKTFAGKVKLDDYSY; encoded by the coding sequence ATGGAAACATTTTTAGGAATAGATTATCCGACGCTTTGGTTCTTGGTAGTAGGTGGTTTATTTTCAGGCTACGCCATTCTGGATGGGTTTGATTTTGGCGCAGGTGCCTGGCATTTATTTTTCAAGAAAGAACTGAGTCGCAGGATTGCTTTAAATGCCGTAGGGCCGGTTTGGGATGGAAATGAAGTTTGGCTGGTTATCGGTGGTGGAGCTTTGTTTGCCGGATTTCCGGTGATGTACGGAACTTTTTTCTCCGGATTGTACGTTCCATTTATGTTATTTTTAATGTTTATCATCTTTAGGGCAATTGCCATTGAATTTCGTAGTAAAGAAGAAATGCTTTGGTGGCGTAAATTATGGGATATTGCTTATAGTGTAAGTAGTATTATGCTCGCTTTTTTATTAGGCTTGGTTTTAGGAAATGTGTTACAAGGTATTCCTATCGGGTCAGACCTGGAATATGACGGAAGTCCGTTTTTAGGATTTTTAAACCCTTATGCTATTCTTACCGGAGTTACCACCTTATTTTTATTTATGTCGCATGGTGCTATTTATCTCTTACTTAAAACAGAAGGTAAACTTTTTGATAAATTAGAAGGTTTACTTAAAAAAGGGATTATCCTTTTTATTGTTGTTTTTGTCATTACCTCGTTATATACCCTAATTTATATTCCGCATTTAAGCGATGATTTTAAAGCCACCCCGGCCTTATTTATTTTTCCAGTATTGACTTTTTTAAGTATTGCTAATATCCCCAGGTTAGCTAGTAAAAGGAAGTTTAAGATCGCTTTTTTCTTTTCGGCCTTAACGATTGCTCTGATGATGGCATTAGTGGCTATAGAATTGTATCCGGTTCTTTTATATTCCACTATTGATCCGGCAAACAGCATTACAATTTATAACGCTGCTTCTTCAGATAAATCCTTAGGTATTAGCCTCACCATGGTGGTTATAGGCGGACCCCTTGTTTTAGGTTACACTTATTTTGTATATAAAACCTTTGCCGGAAAGGTAAAATTGGATGATTATAGTTATTGA
- a CDS encoding nucleotidyltransferase domain-containing protein: protein MYGLKEKHIVAINSILRIHPEIEEAILYGSRAKGNHRNGSDIDLTLKGDTLTLFQLFKIETELDDLLLPYQIDLSIYQKIENPDLMEHIERVGVIFYRKE from the coding sequence ATGTACGGACTTAAAGAAAAACATATTGTAGCCATCAATTCAATTCTACGCATACATCCTGAAATAGAAGAAGCTATTCTTTATGGTTCCCGTGCTAAAGGCAATCACCGTAATGGCTCTGATATTGACCTTACGCTAAAAGGAGATACCCTTACCCTATTCCAGCTTTTTAAAATTGAGACGGAACTAGATGATTTGCTCCTACCCTACCAAATTGACTTATCTATTTACCAAAAGATAGAAAACCCGGACTTGATGGAACATATTGAAAGAGTTGGAGTTATTTTTTATAGAAAGGAATAA
- a CDS encoding nucleotidyltransferase substrate binding protein — translation MGNTEDIRWKQRLSNYNKALTKLSEAVALDKERPLSELEKQGLIQAFEYTHELAWKVMQDFFVYQGTYEIRGSRDATREAFKNELITDGDNWMEMIKKRNLTSHTYNEETSNEIYKSIVNTFYLLFKAFQQKMQEIKAKED, via the coding sequence ATGGGAAATACGGAAGATATTCGTTGGAAACAACGACTTAGTAATTATAATAAAGCGCTTACAAAATTAAGCGAAGCGGTTGCCTTGGATAAAGAAAGACCCCTTAGCGAACTTGAAAAACAAGGACTGATCCAGGCATTTGAATATACACATGAGTTGGCCTGGAAAGTTATGCAGGACTTTTTTGTATATCAAGGTACTTATGAAATAAGAGGATCTAGAGATGCTACCCGTGAAGCTTTTAAAAATGAATTAATTACTGATGGTGATAACTGGATGGAGATGATTAAAAAACGAAATTTGACAAGCCATACTTATAACGAAGAGACCTCAAATGAAATCTACAAGAGTATTGTCAATACTTTCTATCTGCTTTTTAAAGCTTTTCAACAAAAAATGCAGGAAATAAAAGCTAAAGAAGATTAA
- a CDS encoding GNAT family N-acetyltransferase, translating into MLSELIIEPCSKENVKKIVDGINEYNLHKVPALSDVWTPLEYVVKNKNGIEIAGLLSGINYWNGLEIKILWVKEGYRKKGVGTRILKYVEKIAKEKGATISMLDTFDFQAEGFYMKNDYLPIGEIKNFPSGHRRIFFSKKLNE; encoded by the coding sequence ATGCTATCCGAACTAATCATTGAGCCTTGCAGTAAAGAGAATGTAAAGAAAATTGTAGATGGAATTAATGAATACAACTTACATAAAGTTCCTGCACTATCCGATGTTTGGACACCGCTAGAATATGTTGTGAAAAATAAAAATGGAATTGAAATTGCAGGATTGTTATCGGGAATTAATTATTGGAATGGTTTGGAAATAAAAATTTTATGGGTAAAAGAAGGGTATCGAAAAAAAGGAGTTGGAACCCGGATTTTAAAATATGTGGAGAAAATAGCAAAGGAAAAAGGAGCAACTATTTCTATGCTTGATACATTTGATTTCCAGGCAGAAGGTTTTTATATGAAAAATGATTACTTACCCATCGGAGAAATAAAAAATTTTCCTAGTGGACATAGGAGAATATTCTTCTCTAAGAAATTGAATGAATAA
- a CDS encoding DUF3667 domain-containing protein, producing the protein MYCKNCDHLLHDNFCARCGQNAKVDRLNFPSFLTEISDSIFQLNRGFLYTIKELFTRPGHTIRDFIQGKRKNHFKPIAFVLTLSTIYFFVSQIFDNSTLIDDFITGYSDGGDEHRLKASSSSILNWLSNNYAYTTLLLLPLFSLASFISFNGFGQNYLEHMVINSYITGQQAIFYSLFMIMGVIIKNEDITVLLAVITCFLFNCWAFSQFYLDKKRIKVISRLIISYFLYIFFISVFLIVLTFGLIKNNRNRF; encoded by the coding sequence ATGTATTGTAAAAACTGTGACCATTTACTTCATGACAATTTTTGCGCACGTTGCGGACAAAATGCAAAAGTAGATAGGCTAAATTTTCCAAGTTTTCTAACTGAAATTTCAGATAGTATTTTTCAGTTAAATCGTGGATTCCTTTACACAATAAAAGAGTTATTTACCAGGCCAGGTCATACAATTCGAGATTTTATACAAGGTAAACGAAAAAATCATTTTAAACCTATTGCTTTTGTACTAACACTATCCACAATTTATTTTTTTGTTTCTCAAATATTTGATAATTCTACGTTAATTGATGATTTTATTACCGGATATTCTGATGGTGGGGATGAGCATAGATTGAAAGCCAGCTCGTCATCAATTCTAAACTGGTTGTCTAATAATTACGCTTACACTACTTTACTCTTACTACCCCTCTTTTCTTTGGCCAGCTTTATCTCCTTTAACGGATTTGGACAAAATTACCTTGAACATATGGTAATTAACTCTTACATAACCGGTCAGCAAGCAATTTTCTATTCTCTTTTTATGATTATGGGGGTAATCATAAAGAATGAAGATATTACGGTATTATTGGCTGTTATAACTTGTTTTCTGTTTAATTGTTGGGCTTTTTCTCAATTCTATTTAGATAAAAAAAGAATAAAAGTAATTTCCAGACTTATCATAAGCTATTTCCTTTATATATTTTTTATATCTGTTTTTCTAATTGTATTAACCTTTGGTTTGATTAAAAATAATAGAAATCGGTTTTGA
- a CDS encoding HigA family addiction module antitoxin, whose amino-acid sequence MEKLANVHPGEILNLEFLKPLKISAYRLSKDLKIPQTRISEIIKGRQIVTADTALHLSKYFGNLAKFWLGIHDDYDIEEEQDRKKLELDKIKKYENKNVA is encoded by the coding sequence ATGGAAAAATTAGCAAATGTACATCCGGGAGAAATTTTAAACCTTGAATTTCTTAAGCCACTTAAGATTTCGGCGTATAGACTTTCAAAAGATCTAAAAATACCACAAACTAGGATTTCGGAAATTATAAAAGGTAGGCAAATAGTAACGGCAGATACTGCTCTCCATTTAAGCAAATATTTTGGAAATTTGGCTAAATTCTGGCTTGGAATTCATGATGACTATGATATTGAAGAAGAGCAGGATAGAAAAAAACTAGAATTGGACAAAATCAAAAAATACGAAAATAAAAATGTTGCCTAA
- a CDS encoding helicase-related protein, whose translation MDRIKEASNVIIGINKYRENQIKDYDLIKIVCNYFDGIKDEEVSEADLRFLKYISNTVGIPHFYDLLEKFNTKTKINNFDLNTLSSIIYESTLNLTSTNKVHKYQKEILELFKPNQLNRFFLSASTSFGKTHIVFEIIQKMDYDNVVLIFPTIALLSENLQRLTSEDNYKYFLDKYSIHTLSDIEDLEDKNLFIYTPERYLSFIEKREEEIDFDFAFVDEVYKIDNDYIIDEEVRENERDVAYRLAVFYSLKKDVDTLLAGPYIDFSRPNDSNYNRSFDRFLEVNNIQLIDYNNYEIVNKTYKDIKSKKSYHIDDNLEISFEKTSKNDRLIELVQAINSINENTIIYCFSRNSVESYAKTLIASKVLDNHNSDDYSSFLSHISNNFNKEWTLIEALKNGIGIHHGLVPKYIQKEIVSLFNSGLIKVLISTTTITEGVNTSAKNLIVLHSKKGTKPLKKFDAKNIAGRAGRFLYHYSGRVIVLKNDFMKAINAEAEGIKHKNYDLNSPKDEVDLYYTDDEYLTDDDRLKVVNIRSKQLERNIPDEVFQLYKVVSRLDKIEIYDSIKKLTDLEISAIKKLIRFINFKMDIDYDGFQVVLNIIEPIVKNQKLKFLIKYKGESGQYSTLTHLVHFYLTGGFRGSINFKLGKGSTVDKAISDTSEFVYNTLKYQVVKYLGVFNIMYKFYWSQVTQQPMEEVSGLDRLLTKLEYNAFTESGRIASDFGVPTAVVNFYEDSENSENIRKSFDDYEIEIFNRVEKIIKGEN comes from the coding sequence ATGGATAGAATCAAAGAAGCCTCTAATGTCATAATTGGCATAAATAAATACCGAGAAAATCAAATCAAAGATTATGATTTAATTAAAATCGTGTGTAATTATTTTGATGGTATTAAAGATGAGGAAGTATCCGAAGCTGATTTAAGATTTCTAAAATATATCTCGAACACAGTAGGCATACCACATTTTTATGACCTACTTGAAAAATTCAATACTAAAACAAAAATAAATAATTTTGATTTAAATACACTTTCATCGATTATTTATGAAAGTACATTGAACTTGACTTCAACCAATAAGGTTCATAAATATCAAAAAGAGATACTAGAACTGTTCAAACCAAATCAATTAAATAGATTTTTTTTATCGGCTAGCACATCATTCGGTAAAACACACATCGTTTTCGAGATAATTCAAAAGATGGATTATGATAATGTAGTTTTAATATTTCCTACAATAGCATTACTCTCTGAAAATCTACAACGACTTACATCTGAAGACAATTACAAATATTTTCTAGATAAATATTCCATTCATACATTGAGTGATATAGAAGATTTAGAAGACAAAAACTTATTCATTTACACACCAGAACGATATCTATCATTTATTGAAAAACGTGAAGAAGAAATAGATTTCGATTTTGCTTTTGTTGATGAGGTTTACAAAATCGATAATGATTACATAATAGATGAGGAAGTAAGAGAAAATGAAAGAGATGTGGCTTATAGATTAGCCGTTTTCTACTCATTAAAAAAGGATGTTGACACATTACTTGCAGGACCCTATATAGATTTCTCAAGACCAAACGATAGTAATTACAATCGTTCATTTGATAGATTCTTAGAGGTAAATAACATTCAATTAATTGACTACAATAATTACGAAATTGTAAATAAAACCTACAAAGACATTAAATCAAAAAAGAGTTATCATATAGATGATAATTTAGAAATCAGCTTTGAAAAAACATCAAAAAATGATAGACTCATTGAATTAGTACAAGCTATAAATAGCATCAATGAAAACACCATTATCTATTGCTTCTCTAGAAACTCAGTTGAATCATACGCAAAAACCCTGATAGCTTCTAAAGTTTTGGATAATCATAATAGTGACGATTATTCAAGTTTTTTAAGTCACATATCTAATAACTTTAATAAAGAATGGACGCTAATTGAGGCACTTAAAAATGGGATAGGTATACATCATGGTTTAGTGCCAAAGTATATTCAAAAAGAAATTGTCTCATTATTTAATAGTGGATTAATCAAAGTACTAATTTCTACTACAACCATAACAGAAGGCGTTAATACATCAGCAAAAAATTTAATTGTTTTACATAGTAAAAAAGGAACTAAACCACTCAAAAAGTTTGATGCTAAAAATATCGCTGGTAGAGCTGGCAGATTTTTGTATCATTATAGCGGAAGGGTAATTGTACTCAAAAATGATTTTATGAAGGCTATCAATGCGGAAGCTGAAGGTATTAAACATAAAAACTATGACTTGAATTCCCCAAAAGATGAAGTCGATTTATATTATACAGATGATGAGTATCTCACAGACGATGATAGATTAAAAGTTGTTAATATAAGAAGTAAGCAGTTAGAAAGAAATATTCCTGACGAAGTCTTTCAATTATATAAAGTAGTAAGTCGTTTAGACAAAATCGAAATTTATGATAGTATCAAAAAATTAACGGATTTGGAAATAAGTGCAATTAAAAAGTTAATAAGATTTATAAATTTTAAAATGGATATTGACTATGATGGATTTCAAGTTGTGTTGAATATTATAGAGCCGATTGTAAAAAATCAAAAGCTCAAATTTCTAATTAAGTATAAGGGAGAATCTGGGCAATATTCAACTTTAACGCATTTAGTTCATTTTTACTTGACTGGTGGTTTTAGAGGCTCAATTAATTTCAAGCTCGGAAAAGGTAGCACTGTTGACAAAGCTATCTCTGACACTTCTGAATTTGTTTATAACACTTTAAAATATCAAGTGGTAAAGTATTTAGGTGTGTTTAATATAATGTATAAATTTTATTGGTCTCAAGTTACTCAACAACCAATGGAGGAAGTAAGCGGGCTTGATAGATTATTAACTAAGTTAGAATACAATGCATTTACTGAATCTGGTCGTATTGCGAGTGATTTTGGAGTGCCAACAGCAGTTGTGAATTTTTATGAGGATTCCGAAAATTCGGAAAACATAAGGAAATCATTTGATGATTATGAAATTGAGATATTCAACAGGGTGGAAAAAATAATAAAAGGAGAAAATTAA
- a CDS encoding cytochrome ubiquinol oxidase subunit I, whose translation MDTEILARVQFAFTIAFHYIYPPLSIGLGLIMVIMESLWIKTNNEKYHILAKFWTKIFALTFGIGVVTGIVMEFEFGTNWATYSRYVGDIFGSALAAEGIFAFALESGFLGILLFGWNRVKPWVHLVSTIGVFLGSMFSAVWIVVANSWQQTPAGYHIVGEGMNARAEITDFWAMVFNPSSVDRLTHTWFAAFLAGAFLVLSVHAYYLLKGRYVTISKMAFKIALGVATVFSLMQLVTGHSSADGVSENQPAKLAAMEGHYEASAPADLYLFGWVDDESQEVTGLKLPGGLSFLIDQDFEAPVTGLNAFPEEDRPGQVNAVFQFYHMMIAIGMFFIALTLYACYLWWRKKLFDQRWLLKIFVGSVILAQLGNQVGWFAAEMGRQPWVVYGHLRTSEAFSKAVTANQIVFSLILFFVVYALLLFLFLYLLNKKIKHGPYDEDHNDMEERHFTEDISEEVAKIVNA comes from the coding sequence ATGGATACAGAAATTCTCGCTCGGGTTCAATTCGCTTTTACCATCGCTTTCCATTATATATATCCGCCTTTAAGTATTGGTTTAGGCTTGATCATGGTCATTATGGAAAGCCTCTGGATTAAAACCAACAATGAAAAATATCATATCCTTGCCAAGTTTTGGACTAAAATTTTTGCACTCACCTTTGGTATTGGTGTGGTTACGGGTATTGTAATGGAATTTGAATTTGGAACGAACTGGGCTACCTACTCTCGATACGTGGGTGATATCTTCGGAAGTGCCCTTGCAGCCGAAGGTATTTTTGCATTTGCATTGGAAAGTGGTTTTTTAGGAATTTTACTTTTCGGTTGGAATCGTGTAAAACCCTGGGTGCATTTGGTTTCGACCATTGGTGTGTTTTTAGGTTCTATGTTTTCTGCCGTTTGGATTGTAGTGGCAAACAGTTGGCAACAAACTCCGGCGGGGTATCATATTGTAGGTGAAGGGATGAACGCCCGGGCTGAAATTACTGATTTCTGGGCAATGGTTTTTAATCCGTCCAGCGTAGACCGATTAACTCATACGTGGTTTGCCGCTTTTCTGGCCGGTGCGTTTTTAGTTTTAAGTGTACATGCGTATTACTTATTGAAAGGTCGTTATGTGACCATTTCAAAAATGGCATTTAAAATTGCCCTGGGGGTTGCTACGGTTTTCTCTTTAATGCAATTAGTAACCGGACATAGTTCTGCTGATGGGGTTTCTGAAAATCAACCTGCAAAACTTGCCGCCATGGAAGGACATTATGAAGCAAGTGCCCCGGCAGACCTGTATCTTTTTGGGTGGGTAGATGATGAATCTCAGGAAGTCACGGGATTAAAACTACCCGGCGGACTTTCTTTTCTTATTGACCAGGATTTTGAAGCTCCTGTTACCGGATTAAACGCTTTTCCTGAAGAGGATCGGCCGGGGCAGGTAAATGCGGTATTTCAATTTTATCATATGATGATTGCCATCGGGATGTTTTTTATTGCGCTCACTTTATACGCCTGTTATTTGTGGTGGCGAAAGAAACTGTTTGATCAGCGCTGGTTACTTAAAATATTTGTGGGTTCTGTAATTCTGGCACAACTCGGAAATCAAGTGGGATGGTTTGCAGCAGAAATGGGAAGGCAACCGTGGGTAGTGTACGGACATTTAAGAACCTCTGAAGCCTTCTCAAAAGCCGTAACTGCTAATCAAATTGTATTCTCGCTTATTTTATTCTTTGTAGTTTATGCTTTGCTTTTGTTTCTATTCTTGTACCTGCTAAATAAGAAAATAAAACACGGACCTTATGATGAGGATCATAATGATATGGAAGAACGCCATTTTACCGAAGATATATCAGAGGAAGTTGCTAAAATCGTAAATGCGTAA